In Canis lupus dingo isolate Sandy chromosome 27, ASM325472v2, whole genome shotgun sequence, one genomic interval encodes:
- the CD69 gene encoding early activation antigen CD69: protein MMNSEDGCITENSSLHPEKGQQNQAASPHFATQHEGSLQVPIPCAVVNVVLITVLIIALIALSVGQYNCPDPDISLVPSNSRVSSCSDDWIGYQRKCYFISTEMKNWTLAQKFCYKQGATLAFIDSEKDMIFLKRYVGRVKHWIALKNEDGQTWKWSNGREFSNWLNLTGFENCTFMNSTEVSSTACENNLHWICSKSSK from the exons ATGATGAATTCTGAAGATGGTTGCATAACAGAGAATAGCTCCTTGCATCCGGAGAAAGGACAACAAA ATCAGGCTGCCAGCCCTCATTTTGCAACACAGCATGAAGGATCCCTTCAAGTTCCTATCCCATGTGCTGTTGTGAATGTGGTCCTCATCACTGTTTTAATCATAGCTCTCATTGCTTTATCAG TGGGCCAGTACAATTGTCCAGATCCAGATATATCCCTAGTGCCATCAAATAGCCGTGTTTCTTCATGCTCTGATGATTGGATTGGATACCAGaggaaatgctattttatttctactgaaATGAAGAACTGGACACTGGCCCAAAAATTTTGCTACAAACAGGGTGCTACTCTTGCGTTCATTGATTCTGAAAAGGACATG ATCTTTTTAAAACGATATGTGGGTAGAGTTAAACATTGGATTGCTCTGAAAAATGAAGATGGTCAGACATGGAAATGGTCAAATGGCAGAGAATTTAGCAACTG GCTCAACCTTACTGGATTTGAGAACTGTACATTTATGAATAGTACAGAGGTCAGCAGTACAGCGTGTGAAAATAATTTACACTGGATATGTAGCAAATCCTCCAAATAA